One stretch of Chroococcidiopsis sp. SAG 2025 DNA includes these proteins:
- a CDS encoding transposase family protein — MINPIDYIHKYPHRSKQILGISYKQFLQLVEQASLCQSEQRSQIEQTKIRLNAPGGGRKPILSTEGEVGLCLFYLRHLPTFEILGLQFGISKTSANDIFHYWLRILQEILPASLLEQVKNQVGDSEVVKELLTEFELLVDSTEQRRQRPNEYKEQKKFYSGKKKKHTFKNQFIILPQAQDIVDVIVAQPDPASDINLRSEFNRKNLLPSSSSKVIKLI; from the coding sequence ATGATAAATCCAATTGATTATATCCATAAGTATCCCCATCGCAGCAAGCAGATTTTGGGAATCAGCTACAAGCAGTTTCTTCAACTAGTGGAACAAGCAAGTTTATGTCAAAGTGAACAACGTTCGCAGATAGAACAAACAAAAATCCGGCTCAATGCACCTGGGGGTGGAAGAAAACCAATTTTATCAACGGAAGGTGAAGTTGGTTTGTGTTTATTTTACCTGAGACATCTACCAACGTTTGAAATTTTAGGACTGCAATTCGGTATTTCTAAAACTTCAGCAAATGACATCTTCCATTATTGGTTAAGAATATTACAAGAAATCCTCCCAGCAAGTTTGTTGGAGCAAGTGAAAAATCAGGTGGGTGATTCTGAAGTTGTCAAGGAACTATTGACAGAATTTGAGTTACTAGTCGATAGCACAGAGCAGCGCAGACAACGCCCCAACGAGTATAAAGAACAAAAAAAGTTCTACTCAGGAAAGAAGAAAAAACACACCTTTAAAAACCAGTTCATTATTCTTCCCCAAGCACAGGATATTGTCGATGTGATAGTGGCTCAGCCAGATCCTGCCAGTGATATTAATTTACGATCCGAGTTCAACAGAAAAAATTTGCTGCCCAGCAGCAGTTCAAAGGTGATAAAGCTTATATAG
- a CDS encoding IS4 family transposase — protein sequence MNQVTLLRQTLQPHLAWHGARLSFLAMFLIALFRVKTVNLTELAAGFMGQAQTDSHHKRLQRFFREFELNYYEIAKVIVGLMNIPEPWILSLDRTDWQFGQTTFNILTLGIVHQGVAFPVLWWMLDKKGNSNTSERIELMEEINTLFPERKIAYLTADREFLGHDWFGYLLKQPMIPFRIRIRASDCLSDGRRSLKAGIVFQHLKLQQTQILPKRRRLWGYWLYVAALRLEDNDLLVVVTPNSPSTAITDYAARWGIETLFGIFKTRGFCLESTHFTDSERLSKLFALLTIALCWAFRTGQWLHEIKPLKLKKHGRKAKSLFRRGFDHLRRIVLNLEQEADEFLNALEFLSCT from the coding sequence ATGAATCAGGTTACTCTACTACGGCAAACGTTGCAGCCCCATCTAGCATGGCACGGGGCACGCTTGAGCTTTCTGGCAATGTTTCTCATCGCTTTATTTCGGGTTAAAACAGTCAATTTGACTGAGCTAGCGGCTGGTTTTATGGGACAGGCGCAGACAGACTCTCATCATAAACGCTTACAACGGTTCTTTCGCGAATTTGAACTCAATTACTATGAGATTGCTAAAGTGATTGTGGGACTGATGAATATCCCTGAACCTTGGATATTGAGCTTGGATCGCACCGATTGGCAGTTTGGGCAAACCACCTTCAATATTCTGACTTTGGGCATCGTTCATCAAGGGGTGGCATTTCCAGTCCTGTGGTGGATGCTGGATAAAAAGGGTAACTCCAACACAAGCGAGCGTATCGAGTTGATGGAGGAGATAAACACCCTGTTCCCAGAACGTAAAATTGCTTATCTAACAGCAGATCGAGAGTTTTTAGGACACGATTGGTTTGGATACCTGCTCAAACAACCAATGATTCCTTTTCGTATCCGTATTCGAGCCAGTGATTGCTTGAGTGATGGGCGGCGAAGCCTCAAGGCGGGTATCGTCTTTCAACATCTCAAACTTCAACAAACTCAGATTTTACCTAAACGTCGTCGTTTATGGGGTTACTGGTTGTATGTGGCTGCCCTACGGCTAGAGGATAACGATTTGTTAGTGGTTGTGACTCCAAATTCACCTTCAACTGCCATCACTGATTACGCAGCTAGGTGGGGAATTGAAACCTTATTTGGCATCTTCAAGACTCGCGGCTTTTGTTTGGAATCCACCCACTTTACAGACTCAGAACGCTTGAGCAAACTCTTCGCTCTATTAACTATAGCTCTGTGCTGGGCTTTTCGGACAGGTCAATGGTTGCACGAAATTAAACCCCTGAAATTGAAAAAGCATGGACGCAAAGCCAAGAGCTTGTTTCGCCGTGGTTTTGACCACTTACGTAGGATTGTCCTTAACTTGGAGCAAGAGGCTGATGAGTTTCTCAATGCCTTAGAATTTTTGTCCTGTACTTAG
- a CDS encoding cytochrome P450, translating to MMVKQIEKLKSPKFIQQIESTLKPMEFLDRCAKNYGELFFTNSFGNLETLVVSHPQDLQELFNPTNKILDAPGAANEIFKPQIGENSLIVQDGERHQRQRKLMTPPFHGEQMLSYGQQICEITQQALQHLKPGETFIVRHLSENITMTIILKVVFGIDEELKFKKLKNLMATWLDLTSSPLSASVLLLPSLQKDLGAWSPWRKYLRLRQQIDEKLMAEILERRQQVQSSRLDILSLLIQAKYEDGEAMSDRELRDNLLTLLNAGHETTATAIAWALYWIHQQPEVYEKILHELQGLNTPDPMRIAQLPYLTAVCQETLRIYPVVLFTFPRITLRSVNLRGYHIASGTYVTPCIYLTHRREDLYPQPLKFQPERFINRKYTSYEFFPFGGGSRQCLGQVFALFEMKLILATILLNSQLKLEEKAPVTPARRGFLMGPQGGVKMSKSDRSCPLDNNCSMYI from the coding sequence ATGATGGTTAAACAAATTGAAAAACTGAAATCTCCTAAATTTATCCAACAGATCGAATCAACCCTAAAACCAATGGAGTTTTTGGATCGTTGCGCCAAAAATTATGGAGAGCTATTTTTTACTAATTCTTTTGGCAATCTAGAAACTTTGGTTGTCAGTCATCCCCAGGATCTGCAAGAATTATTTAATCCCACAAATAAAATTCTTGATGCTCCAGGTGCGGCTAATGAAATCTTCAAACCTCAAATTGGAGAGAACTCATTAATTGTACAAGATGGAGAACGCCATCAGCGTCAGCGGAAGCTAATGACACCTCCCTTTCATGGCGAACAGATGCTTAGTTATGGGCAACAGATTTGTGAGATTACCCAACAAGCGCTCCAACACCTCAAACCAGGTGAAACCTTTATCGTCCGTCATTTAAGTGAAAACATTACCATGACGATTATCTTAAAAGTAGTCTTTGGTATTGACGAGGAATTAAAGTTTAAGAAACTGAAAAACTTAATGGCAACTTGGCTGGATTTGACGAGTTCACCACTCAGCGCTAGTGTCTTATTGCTTCCGTCTTTACAAAAGGATTTAGGTGCTTGGAGTCCTTGGAGAAAATATCTTCGTTTGCGACAACAGATCGATGAAAAACTGATGGCGGAAATATTGGAGCGTCGCCAACAAGTGCAATCGAGTCGTTTGGATATTCTGAGTTTGCTAATCCAAGCGAAATATGAAGATGGAGAAGCTATGAGCGATCGCGAATTAAGAGATAATCTCTTAACTTTACTCAATGCCGGTCATGAAACTACTGCTACTGCGATCGCTTGGGCTTTATACTGGATTCATCAACAACCAGAAGTCTATGAGAAAATATTGCATGAGTTGCAAGGTTTAAATACTCCCGACCCGATGAGAATTGCTCAACTGCCTTATCTAACAGCAGTTTGTCAAGAAACCTTGCGGATCTACCCTGTAGTTCTTTTCACTTTTCCTAGAATTACTCTACGCTCTGTCAATTTAAGGGGATATCACATTGCTTCTGGAACATATGTGACACCCTGTATCTATCTGACTCATCGTCGTGAAGATTTATATCCTCAACCACTCAAATTTCAACCAGAAAGGTTTATTAATCGGAAATACACATCTTATGAATTTTTTCCCTTTGGCGGAGGTTCTCGTCAGTGTTTGGGTCAAGTATTTGCCCTGTTTGAAATGAAACTAATTCTAGCGACAATTCTCTTAAATTCTCAGTTAAAATTAGAAGAAAAAGCTCCCGTTACTCCAGCACGTCGAGGTTTTTTAATGGGTCCTCAAGGTGGAGTAAAAATGAGTAAGAGCGATCGCTCCTGCCCGTTAGACAATAACTGTTCAATGTATATATGA
- a CDS encoding FAD-dependent oxidoreductase, which produces MLQKVVIIGAGPAGLLLAHYLLRRGKYCVELYEQRADPRLVDLSQDRTFPLSLQERGRKAFRALAGLEEAIARAGVFCNGSIMHRKQGKARKISRATPLLTIDRNRLVMILLQHLTQTYTSEQLLVKFGCQCVQVDRRAKTVTLQMGQGEAFTVTYDALVAADGARSHVRDYLALDAGLQCKLNYVPDAYKSVYLNRLNPSGGLELEPDKIHGWYRDNQTRMLMVPQPGDRLNGLVIFDAQENPLSSLSTKEEVLTFFQQNFPLFGQLMSQEEAEAFWHRPVGRVLTVSCDRFHDGDSILLIGDAAHAVSPSLGQGCNASLEDVLIFGQLLEQYEDDWALVLPAFSEQRVPDAHALGELSNYSFPRTKALVFEFFLRLTMSRLLHRWFPQWVKPFVFDLVLDRDLSYSHVLNLSQSWINKVKRSSPHAS; this is translated from the coding sequence ATGCTTCAAAAGGTTGTCATCATTGGAGCCGGTCCAGCTGGACTGCTACTTGCCCATTATTTATTGCGTCGGGGCAAGTATTGTGTTGAGCTTTACGAACAGCGTGCTGACCCGCGTTTGGTTGATTTATCGCAAGACCGCACGTTTCCGCTCTCGCTTCAGGAACGCGGCAGAAAGGCATTTCGCGCTCTGGCAGGGTTAGAGGAGGCGATCGCTAGAGCTGGTGTGTTTTGCAATGGATCGATAATGCATCGCAAGCAGGGCAAAGCTCGTAAGATTTCGCGTGCAACCCCGCTGCTGACGATCGATCGCAATCGCCTGGTGATGATTCTCTTGCAGCACTTAACCCAAACCTACACGTCAGAACAACTTCTAGTTAAGTTTGGCTGTCAGTGCGTCCAAGTGGACAGGAGAGCTAAGACCGTGACGTTGCAGATGGGACAGGGTGAGGCTTTTACTGTTACATACGACGCTCTTGTAGCAGCAGATGGAGCGCGATCGCACGTTCGTGACTATTTAGCCCTAGATGCAGGTTTGCAGTGCAAGCTAAACTACGTACCGGATGCATATAAGTCAGTGTATCTCAACCGATTGAATCCATCTGGGGGGTTGGAGCTAGAGCCTGACAAGATTCATGGATGGTATCGGGACAATCAGACGCGGATGCTGATGGTGCCTCAGCCTGGAGATCGGCTCAATGGGTTAGTTATTTTTGATGCCCAGGAAAATCCGCTTTCAAGTTTATCTACCAAAGAAGAGGTTTTGACGTTTTTCCAACAGAACTTTCCCTTGTTTGGGCAGTTGATGTCTCAGGAAGAGGCAGAAGCGTTCTGGCATCGTCCGGTAGGGCGGGTGTTAACCGTAAGTTGCGATCGTTTTCATGATGGTGATAGTATTTTGCTGATTGGGGATGCAGCTCATGCAGTATCGCCGTCGCTGGGGCAGGGGTGTAATGCCTCATTGGAAGATGTGCTGATTTTTGGGCAGTTGTTAGAGCAGTACGAGGATGATTGGGCGCTGGTGTTACCTGCCTTTTCCGAACAACGAGTTCCTGATGCTCATGCGCTGGGGGAATTATCAAACTATTCGTTTCCACGCACCAAGGCGTTAGTCTTTGAGTTTTTCTTACGGTTGACGATGAGCAGGCTGTTGCATAGATGGTTCCCTCAGTGGGTGAAGCCGTTTGTCTTCGATCTGGTGCTAGATCGAGATTTGTCCTATTCCCATGTGTTGAACCTTAGCCAGAGCTGGATTAATAAGGTCAAGCGATCGTCGCCTCATGCCTCGTGA